Proteins from a genomic interval of Streptomyces sp. NBC_01445:
- a CDS encoding aldehyde dehydrogenase family protein, whose translation MASNPKSRTPGPDAPDPEAPAATTLKAGTSWHDAWQRCLAVAPEAFRDDRVLNLWNGTWQADGRALPASTPVDGSPIAGPPRLDAATAHRAVRASLDQHRAWRHIPLDERRARVGATLDALTQHRELLALLLVWEIGKPWRLAQADVDRAIDGVRWYVDGIEPMVQGRAPLDGPVSNIASWNYPMSVLVHAVLIQALAGNAVIAKTPTDGGVACLTLACALAAREGIPVTLVSGSGGELSEALVRAPEIGCVSFVGGRDTGAAVATAVADLGKRHILEQEGLNTWGIWNCSDWDKLAGVIPKLFDYGKQRCTAYPRFVVQRSLFDDFLAAYLPAVRTLRVGHPLAVTNPQDPYPQLDFGPLVNAAKAKELNDQVAEAIDRGAVPLHRGAPDPARFLPGQDTSAYVHPVTLLSPPPSSPLHHAEPFGPVDTIVLVDTEAELLAAMNASNGALVATLSTDDDATYDRLAPQIRAFKTGRGKPRSRGDRDELFGGFGASWRGAFVGGELLVRAVTEGPEGERLPGNFPDYHLMP comes from the coding sequence ATGGCAAGCAACCCCAAGTCCCGCACCCCTGGCCCCGACGCCCCCGACCCCGAGGCCCCGGCGGCGACCACCCTCAAGGCCGGCACCTCCTGGCACGACGCCTGGCAGCGCTGCCTCGCCGTCGCCCCCGAGGCGTTCCGCGACGACCGTGTACTCAACCTGTGGAACGGCACCTGGCAGGCCGACGGCCGCGCGCTGCCCGCCAGTACGCCCGTCGACGGCAGTCCCATCGCCGGGCCGCCCCGCCTCGACGCCGCCACCGCCCACCGGGCGGTGCGCGCCTCCCTGGACCAGCACCGCGCCTGGCGGCACATCCCGCTCGACGAGCGCCGCGCCCGCGTCGGCGCCACCCTCGACGCCCTCACCCAGCACCGCGAACTCCTCGCACTCCTCCTCGTCTGGGAGATCGGCAAGCCCTGGCGCCTCGCCCAGGCCGATGTCGACCGCGCCATCGACGGGGTGCGCTGGTACGTCGACGGCATCGAGCCGATGGTCCAGGGCCGCGCCCCGCTCGACGGCCCCGTCTCGAACATCGCCAGCTGGAACTACCCGATGAGCGTCCTCGTGCACGCGGTCCTGATCCAGGCACTCGCCGGCAACGCGGTCATCGCCAAGACCCCCACCGACGGCGGCGTCGCCTGCCTCACCCTGGCCTGCGCACTCGCCGCCCGCGAGGGCATTCCCGTCACCCTCGTCAGCGGCAGCGGAGGCGAACTCTCCGAAGCGCTGGTGCGGGCGCCCGAGATCGGCTGCGTCTCGTTCGTCGGCGGCCGCGACACCGGAGCCGCCGTCGCCACGGCCGTCGCCGACCTCGGCAAGCGCCACATCCTCGAACAGGAGGGCCTCAACACCTGGGGCATCTGGAACTGCTCCGACTGGGACAAGCTCGCGGGGGTCATCCCCAAGCTGTTCGACTACGGCAAGCAGCGCTGCACCGCGTACCCGCGCTTCGTCGTCCAGCGCAGCCTGTTCGACGACTTCCTGGCCGCGTATCTGCCGGCTGTACGCACCCTGCGCGTCGGCCACCCCCTCGCGGTGACGAACCCCCAAGACCCCTACCCCCAGCTGGACTTCGGCCCGCTGGTCAACGCAGCGAAGGCAAAGGAACTCAACGACCAGGTCGCCGAGGCCATCGACCGAGGCGCCGTCCCCCTGCACCGCGGCGCCCCGGACCCCGCCCGCTTCCTCCCCGGCCAGGACACAAGCGCGTACGTCCACCCGGTCACGCTCCTGAGCCCACCCCCCTCCTCCCCTCTCCACCACGCCGAACCGTTCGGCCCCGTCGACACGATCGTCCTGGTCGACACCGAGGCGGAGCTGCTCGCCGCGATGAACGCCTCCAACGGCGCGCTGGTCGCCACCCTCTCCACGGACGACGACGCGACGTACGACCGCCTCGCCCCCCAGATCCGCGCCTTCAAAACGGGCCGGGGCAAGCCGCGCTCGCGCGGCGACAGGGACGAACTGTTCGGCGGCTTCGGCGCGTCCTGGCGCGGCGCGTTCGTGGGCGGCGAGCTGCTGGTGCGGGCGGTCACCGAGGGGCCCGAGGGCGAGCGCCTCCCGGGCAACTTCCCGGACTACCACCTGATGCCGTAA
- a CDS encoding Mut7-C RNAse domain-containing protein, whose protein sequence is MNGPEIVVSVVPELELFVPHARRGGAAVPLVTDGVSTLGHVIESLGVPLTEVGALVVDGREVAVGHIPVAGERVEVRAVVRPQCVEGAPLRFLLDVHLGTLARRLRLLGVDSAYESTDIGDPALAARSAAERRVMLSRDRGLLRRRELWAGAYVYSDRPDEQLRDVLGRFTPELRPWTRCTACNGLLKEARKEDVADLLEGGTRGTYDVFAQCRACGRVYWRGAHHDRLERIVGRAVAEFGG, encoded by the coding sequence ATGAACGGACCGGAGATCGTCGTCAGCGTCGTGCCCGAGCTGGAGCTGTTCGTTCCGCATGCCCGGCGCGGAGGCGCGGCCGTCCCGCTCGTCACCGACGGCGTGTCCACGCTGGGGCACGTGATCGAGTCGCTCGGCGTGCCGCTCACGGAGGTGGGGGCGCTGGTCGTGGACGGGCGCGAGGTGGCCGTCGGGCACATTCCCGTGGCCGGGGAGCGGGTCGAGGTCCGGGCCGTCGTCCGGCCGCAGTGTGTCGAGGGGGCGCCGCTGCGGTTCCTGCTCGACGTCCATCTCGGCACGCTGGCACGGCGGTTGAGGCTGCTCGGGGTCGACTCCGCGTACGAGTCCACGGACATCGGCGACCCCGCGCTGGCGGCCCGCTCCGCCGCCGAGCGGCGCGTCATGCTCAGCCGGGACCGAGGGCTGCTGCGGCGGCGTGAGCTGTGGGCCGGCGCGTACGTCTACAGCGACCGGCCCGACGAGCAACTACGCGACGTACTGGGCCGGTTCACGCCCGAGCTGCGCCCCTGGACCCGGTGCACCGCCTGCAACGGGCTGCTGAAGGAAGCCCGTAAGGAAGACGTCGCCGACCTGCTTGAGGGCGGGACGCGCGGAACGTACGACGTGTTCGCCCAGTGCCGTGCGTGCGGGCGCGTGTACTGGCGGGGTGCCCATCACGACCGGCTGGAGCGGATCGTGGGGCGGGCGGTCGCCGAGTTCGGGGGCTGA
- a CDS encoding DUF2254 domain-containing protein — protein MSSQSVTGTSPRVRRPRALSPLREHLRDTFWFAPTGAMVGIFVVWFLADELDTAIVDTLRDAGAYDSISQLQSIADDAQTVVSTISAAMMTFIGVVFSISLVALQMASGQLSPRVVRIFIRSRITKATFAVFLATFVLSLLVLTSYDSEPDPKLVRSVPVVQSVLTLFMVGLSLLLFVMYVNSTLRMMRVSYVIDRVTTEAFRLVARMPVEVRGAGAVEDLGPETARVVHQGRAGVMRDVNIARLLRAVRHRPGVTLRLLPRTGDFVVPGTPVLAVHGGAPPSLRALRYTVHVGVERTFHQDLGFGLRQLSDIALRALSPAVNDPTTAVQALDRIVQFLAAVANRPLDSLRYTDRGGVVRLVQPVPGWEALVDLGFTEIRGCAAGSPQVSRRMLAGLDDLLLLAPEERREPLLRHRELLTVAVERAVPEAADRDFALRPDRQGIG, from the coding sequence ATGAGTAGTCAGTCCGTCACCGGGACATCTCCGCGGGTGCGGCGGCCGCGGGCTCTGTCGCCGCTGCGGGAGCACCTTCGGGACACCTTCTGGTTCGCGCCGACCGGAGCCATGGTCGGGATCTTCGTCGTGTGGTTCCTGGCCGATGAGCTGGACACCGCCATCGTCGACACGCTTCGTGATGCCGGCGCGTACGACAGCATCTCCCAGCTCCAGAGCATCGCCGACGACGCGCAGACCGTCGTGAGCACCATCAGCGCCGCGATGATGACCTTCATCGGTGTCGTCTTCAGCATCTCGCTCGTGGCGCTCCAGATGGCGAGCGGGCAGCTCAGCCCCCGGGTGGTGCGGATCTTCATCCGGAGCCGGATCACGAAGGCGACGTTCGCCGTCTTCCTCGCGACGTTCGTGCTGTCGCTGCTCGTGCTGACCTCGTACGACAGCGAGCCCGACCCGAAGCTCGTCAGATCCGTGCCCGTGGTGCAGTCCGTGCTCACCCTCTTCATGGTCGGGCTCAGCCTGCTGCTGTTCGTGATGTACGTGAACTCGACGCTGCGGATGATGCGCGTGAGCTACGTGATCGACCGGGTGACCACGGAGGCTTTCCGGCTCGTGGCCCGGATGCCGGTGGAGGTCAGGGGTGCCGGTGCCGTGGAGGACCTTGGGCCCGAGACCGCGCGCGTCGTTCATCAGGGGCGGGCCGGTGTGATGCGTGACGTCAATATCGCCCGGCTCCTCCGCGCCGTCCGGCACCGGCCCGGCGTCACCCTGCGGCTCCTCCCCCGTACCGGCGACTTCGTGGTGCCCGGCACGCCCGTCCTCGCCGTGCACGGCGGGGCGCCGCCCTCTCTGCGGGCCCTGCGCTACACCGTCCACGTCGGCGTCGAGCGCACCTTCCACCAGGATCTCGGGTTCGGGCTGCGGCAGCTCTCCGACATCGCGCTGCGCGCCCTCTCCCCCGCCGTGAACGATCCGACGACGGCCGTGCAGGCCCTCGACCGCATCGTGCAGTTCCTCGCCGCGGTCGCGAACCGGCCGCTCGACTCGTTGCGGTACACGGACCGGGGCGGCGTGGTGCGGCTTGTGCAGCCGGTTCCGGGGTGGGAGGCGCTCGTCGATCTGGGGTTCACCGAGATCCGGGGGTGTGCGGCCGGCAGTCCCCAGGTGTCGCGGCGCATGCTGGCCGGGCTCGACGATCTGCTGCTGCTCGCGCCCGAGGAGCGGCGCGAGCCCCTGCTGCGGCACCGGGAGCTGCTGACGGTGGCTGTGGAGCGGGCCGTGCCGGAGGCCGCCGACCGCGACTTCGCGCTCCGGCCGGACCGGCAGGGCATCGGGTGA
- a CDS encoding membrane-associated oxidoreductase — translation MEINDLTPAERRVWDAFPRGEAIDFTEDHGELPEDHERPLPERTLRASVLRRLLLRADRAEGHTAQVWVAGARITGRLYLGYSTIDFPVHLGACAFDEAPNFYGAQIRQLELPRSTMPALHAATARIDGVLRISGCRIPGSVRLGGARIAGAFFLDRAELGRTTDLDEPALQLNHSMVEGDVFGPDLVAHAQVRMVGMTVAGSVDLDDARLHDGDGDALDAENLTVGSDLRAMRLQTRGRLNLRGARIPGQLNLAHADLSHPAGIALRASNATIGELWLRSAQPIRGAVNFRGARLDLLHVAPEILPDKLRLDGLTYATLTPHEPAPKRLPMLQRDQDGYVPFAYEQLTAAYRRIGDADAARTIQLAKQRRHRATLPAYARLWGHIQDVTVGYGFRPMRAAGWLLSLLAIGSVAFALHHPSPLKPDESPDFNAVFYALDLLLPIIDFGQESAFSPTGWHQALSYVLIITGWILATTVAAGITRTVSRQ, via the coding sequence GTGGAGATCAACGACCTGACACCGGCCGAGCGACGCGTCTGGGACGCATTTCCCCGGGGCGAAGCCATCGACTTCACCGAGGACCACGGTGAGCTTCCCGAGGACCACGAACGCCCGCTCCCTGAACGGACCTTACGGGCATCCGTTCTACGGCGCCTGCTCCTCCGCGCCGACCGGGCCGAAGGCCACACCGCTCAGGTGTGGGTGGCCGGGGCCCGGATCACCGGACGCCTGTACCTGGGTTACAGCACGATCGACTTTCCGGTACACCTGGGAGCCTGTGCGTTCGACGAGGCTCCCAACTTCTACGGCGCGCAGATCCGCCAGCTCGAACTCCCGCGCTCCACCATGCCCGCCCTCCACGCGGCGACCGCACGAATAGACGGGGTGCTGCGCATCTCCGGCTGCCGCATTCCCGGATCCGTACGGCTGGGCGGGGCACGGATCGCCGGCGCGTTCTTTCTCGACCGCGCGGAGCTCGGACGGACAACGGACCTCGACGAACCCGCCCTCCAGCTGAACCACTCCATGGTGGAAGGCGACGTATTCGGCCCGGACCTCGTCGCCCACGCACAGGTCAGGATGGTGGGCATGACGGTTGCCGGTTCGGTCGACCTCGACGACGCCAGGCTGCACGACGGTGACGGCGATGCCCTGGATGCCGAGAACCTCACGGTCGGTTCCGACCTGCGCGCCATGCGCCTTCAGACGCGCGGCCGCCTCAATCTGCGCGGCGCCCGTATACCCGGCCAGCTCAACCTGGCCCACGCAGACCTGTCCCATCCCGCAGGCATAGCGCTGCGAGCCAGCAACGCCACCATCGGCGAGCTGTGGTTGCGCAGCGCCCAGCCCATCCGGGGAGCGGTCAATTTCCGTGGCGCCAGGCTCGATCTGCTCCATGTCGCCCCGGAGATCCTGCCGGACAAGCTCCGCCTGGACGGGCTGACCTACGCCACGCTCACCCCGCACGAGCCCGCGCCGAAGCGCTTGCCGATGCTGCAACGCGACCAGGACGGCTACGTTCCGTTCGCCTACGAGCAGTTGACCGCCGCCTACCGTCGCATCGGCGACGCGGACGCGGCCCGCACCATCCAGCTCGCCAAGCAGCGCCGCCACCGCGCGACACTGCCCGCCTACGCCCGCCTATGGGGTCACATCCAGGACGTCACCGTCGGCTACGGCTTCCGGCCCATGCGGGCCGCCGGCTGGCTCCTGTCCCTCTTGGCCATCGGCTCCGTCGCCTTCGCCCTGCACCACCCCAGCCCCCTCAAGCCCGACGAATCCCCCGACTTCAACGCCGTCTTCTACGCCCTCGACCTCCTCCTCCCGATCATCGACTTCGGCCAGGAGAGCGCCTTCTCCCCGACGGGCTGGCACCAGGCGCTCTCGTACGTCTTGATCATCACAGGCTGGATCCTCGCCACAACTGTCGCCGCAGGCATCACCCGAACCGTGAGCCGTCAGTAG
- a CDS encoding APC family permease, with the protein MSQQLHKSLTWRDGLAIAMVIPNGLLLTVGYTVGAIGGWTAITIWCVGALVAFAQNMLFAETAAMFPGMSGGISRYATEGWKRYFAPLGAVASYGYWIGWSFSIAVNGAAIGHLITAQWFPHAPSIPFPGHRIGLPEALAVLAIAGGWACNYFGARLAASVSKAVAALVMCGLAVVVIAPFLRPGSWDASRLTWYHGGSWMTLIVWFYVTAWTTYGTEICASFAPEYRDTARDTAKALRLTSLISLGVFFVVPLATVGSVGEETLRSDPVGAFATAFTQALGGFSDVGVLILIVSMFFGMVSCTADGGRALYGLAREGMTVRQLDKVNRWGVPGRALTLDALVNAAIVVLLGEPLSILIASNFGYLVAMTLAVAGFLLLRKDRPDWPRPIRRARAWIPVAWAILAFNIVIVSVGVTHPSLAGYGGATESFLAVGILLISVVLYAYRRVVQDGERIAWRIEPPQMPEDEAAPQPPNSATARPTIRSSRS; encoded by the coding sequence TTGAGCCAACAGCTGCACAAGTCCCTGACCTGGCGCGACGGCCTCGCCATCGCCATGGTGATCCCCAACGGCCTGCTCCTGACGGTGGGTTACACCGTGGGCGCGATCGGAGGCTGGACGGCGATCACCATCTGGTGCGTCGGGGCGCTCGTCGCGTTCGCGCAGAACATGCTGTTCGCCGAGACCGCCGCGATGTTCCCCGGTATGTCGGGCGGGATCAGCAGATACGCCACCGAGGGCTGGAAGCGCTACTTCGCCCCGCTCGGCGCCGTGGCGTCGTACGGCTACTGGATCGGCTGGTCGTTCAGCATCGCGGTCAACGGCGCGGCGATCGGCCACCTCATCACCGCCCAGTGGTTCCCGCACGCCCCGTCGATCCCGTTCCCCGGCCACCGCATCGGCCTTCCGGAAGCGCTCGCCGTCCTGGCGATCGCCGGCGGCTGGGCCTGCAACTACTTCGGCGCGCGGCTGGCCGCGAGCGTCTCCAAGGCCGTCGCGGCCCTGGTGATGTGCGGCCTCGCGGTGGTCGTCATCGCCCCGTTCCTGCGCCCGGGAAGCTGGGACGCGTCACGCCTGACCTGGTACCACGGCGGCAGCTGGATGACGCTGATCGTGTGGTTCTACGTCACGGCCTGGACGACGTACGGCACGGAGATCTGCGCGTCGTTCGCACCCGAGTACCGCGACACGGCGCGCGACACGGCGAAGGCCCTGCGGCTGACGTCCCTCATCTCGCTCGGCGTCTTCTTCGTCGTCCCGCTCGCGACGGTCGGCAGCGTCGGCGAGGAGACGCTGCGCTCGGACCCGGTCGGCGCGTTCGCCACCGCCTTCACCCAAGCGCTCGGCGGCTTCTCCGATGTCGGCGTCCTCATCCTGATCGTCTCGATGTTCTTCGGCATGGTGTCGTGCACGGCGGACGGGGGGCGGGCGCTGTACGGCCTGGCGCGCGAGGGCATGACCGTACGGCAGCTCGACAAGGTGAACCGCTGGGGCGTGCCGGGCCGCGCCCTCACGCTGGACGCGCTCGTCAACGCGGCGATCGTGGTTCTGCTCGGCGAGCCCCTGAGCATCCTCATCGCCAGCAACTTCGGCTACCTGGTGGCCATGACGCTCGCGGTCGCCGGCTTCCTGCTCCTGCGCAAGGACCGCCCCGACTGGCCCCGCCCGATCCGCCGCGCCCGCGCCTGGATCCCGGTGGCCTGGGCCATCCTGGCCTTCAACATCGTGATCGTCTCGGTCGGCGTCACGCATCCGTCCCTCGCGGGCTACGGCGGCGCCACGGAGTCCTTCCTCGCGGTCGGCATCCTGCTGATCTCGGTGGTGCTGTACGCCTACCGAAGGGTGGTCCAGGACGGGGAACGCATCGCCTGGCGCATCGAACCGCCCCAGATGCCGGAGGACGAAGCAGCCCCTCAGCCCCCGAACTCGGCGACCGCCCGCCCCACGATCCGCTCCAGCCGGTCGTGA